The following coding sequences lie in one Oncorhynchus kisutch isolate 150728-3 linkage group LG27, Okis_V2, whole genome shotgun sequence genomic window:
- the pter gene encoding N-acetyltaurine hydrolase isoform X2, protein MTVEKLTDIIISEVLHGADGTEIRCGVIGEIGCSWPITDSEKKVLQATAHAQTELGCPVIIHPGRNPGAPAEIVRLLQEAGGDISKTVMSHLDRTIFDNGELLEFAKMGSYLEYDLFGTEMLNYAYNLEVDMPSDSQRVKALAFLVQEGYEDNIVIAHDIHTKNRLTKYGGHGYSHILKNIVPKMLRRGINQTQVDKILIDNPKRWLTFK, encoded by the exons ATGACCGTGGAGAAG CTCACAGACATCATCATCAGTGAGGTTCTCCACGGGGCGGATGGGACCGAGATCCGCTGCGGTGTGATTGGAGAGATCGGCTGCAGCTGGCCAATCACGGACAGTGAGAAGAAAGTGCTGCAGGCCACTGCACACGCTCAGACCGAGCTGGGCTGCCCAGTCATCATCCATCCAGGACGGAACCCTGGTGCACCGGCTGAGATAGTGCGTCTCCTGCAAGAAGCTGGAGGTGACATCAGCAAGACTGTTATGTCACACCTGGATAG GACCATATTTGACAATGGAGAGCTGCTGGAGTTTGCAAAGATGGGGAGTTACCTGGAATACGACCTGTTTGGAACAGAGATGCTGAACTATGCCTATAACCTGGAGGTGGACAtgcccagtgacagccagagagtCAAGGC cTTGGCGTTCCTGGTCCAGGAGGGATATGAGGACAACATTGTCATTGCCCACGACATCCACACCAAGAACCGTCTCACCAAGTACGGAGGGCACGGCTACTCACACATACTGAAGAACATCGTGCCCAAGATGCTGAGGAGAGGCATCAACCAGACCCAGGTGGACAAGATCCTCATAGACAACCCCAAACGCTGGCTCACATTCAAATGA
- the pter gene encoding N-acetyltaurine hydrolase isoform X1 has translation MSALSGKVQTVLGPIEPDQLGITMTHEHLTMTFECCYFSPAPGDETVSQAPIQMKNLFWLKQNPYSSHENLLLLQETNAVREELHEYRKAGGGTIVENTTQGIARDLPCLKQLAKDTGVHIIGGAGYYVDATHSEATRKMTVEKLTDIIISEVLHGADGTEIRCGVIGEIGCSWPITDSEKKVLQATAHAQTELGCPVIIHPGRNPGAPAEIVRLLQEAGGDISKTVMSHLDRTIFDNGELLEFAKMGSYLEYDLFGTEMLNYAYNLEVDMPSDSQRVKALAFLVQEGYEDNIVIAHDIHTKNRLTKYGGHGYSHILKNIVPKMLRRGINQTQVDKILIDNPKRWLTFK, from the exons ATGTCAGCACTGAGCGGTAAGGTCCAGACGGTGTTGGGTCCAATAGAACCCGACCAGCTGGGTATAACCATGACCCACGAGCACCTGACCATGACCTTCGAGTGCTGCTACTTCTCTCCGGCCCCGGGGGACGAGACTGTTTCCCAGGCCCCCATCCAGATGAAGAATCTATTCTGGCTGAAGCAGAACCCTTACAGCAG CCATGAAaacctgctgctgctgcaggagaCCAATGCTGTGCGGGAAGAGCTGCATGAGTACCGAAAGGCAGGAGGGGGTACCATCGTAGAAAACACTACCCAGGGTATCGCCCGGGATCTGCCCTGCCTCAAACAGCTGGCCAAGGATACGGGCGTCCACATCATAGGAGGGGCGGGGTACTATGTGGACGCCACCCACTCTGAGGCCACCAGGAAGATGACCGTGGAGAAG CTCACAGACATCATCATCAGTGAGGTTCTCCACGGGGCGGATGGGACCGAGATCCGCTGCGGTGTGATTGGAGAGATCGGCTGCAGCTGGCCAATCACGGACAGTGAGAAGAAAGTGCTGCAGGCCACTGCACACGCTCAGACCGAGCTGGGCTGCCCAGTCATCATCCATCCAGGACGGAACCCTGGTGCACCGGCTGAGATAGTGCGTCTCCTGCAAGAAGCTGGAGGTGACATCAGCAAGACTGTTATGTCACACCTGGATAG GACCATATTTGACAATGGAGAGCTGCTGGAGTTTGCAAAGATGGGGAGTTACCTGGAATACGACCTGTTTGGAACAGAGATGCTGAACTATGCCTATAACCTGGAGGTGGACAtgcccagtgacagccagagagtCAAGGC cTTGGCGTTCCTGGTCCAGGAGGGATATGAGGACAACATTGTCATTGCCCACGACATCCACACCAAGAACCGTCTCACCAAGTACGGAGGGCACGGCTACTCACACATACTGAAGAACATCGTGCCCAAGATGCTGAGGAGAGGCATCAACCAGACCCAGGTGGACAAGATCCTCATAGACAACCCCAAACGCTGGCTCACATTCAAATGA